A region from the Myxococcota bacterium genome encodes:
- a CDS encoding alpha/beta fold hydrolase, translating into MPSFRTRGFAIHYEVHGSGQRTPLLLIMGMGGTCQGWLTVTVPDLVKAGRRIVIFDNRGAGQSEDPGGAFSTVEMAEDARALLDHLGIARAHVLGGFLGGMIGQELAIHHPARVASLILVGTYARADAKRRMVLDLWKSMVELHVPAELRIKKRLIWTLGDATLAQEDLIEAMWRFYLRDDAPMDDRVFVRQAEACIAHDALERVAEIIAPTLVVVGEGDILTPPHLARELVGRIKGSRLVTLPNAGHLVAAELAPRFNRLVNRYLAEQERRDPQAPNW; encoded by the coding sequence GTGCCGTCGTTCCGCACGCGCGGGTTCGCCATTCACTACGAGGTCCACGGCTCGGGGCAGCGCACGCCCCTGCTCCTGATCATGGGCATGGGCGGCACCTGCCAGGGCTGGCTCACGGTCACGGTGCCCGACCTGGTCAAAGCCGGACGGCGCATCGTGATCTTCGACAACCGCGGCGCGGGCCAGTCCGAGGATCCCGGCGGCGCGTTCAGCACGGTCGAGATGGCCGAGGACGCGCGCGCGCTGCTCGACCACCTGGGCATCGCGCGCGCGCACGTCCTGGGCGGGTTCCTGGGCGGCATGATCGGGCAGGAGCTCGCGATCCATCACCCCGCGCGCGTCGCGAGCCTGATCCTGGTCGGCACCTACGCGCGCGCCGACGCCAAACGGCGCATGGTGCTCGACCTGTGGAAGAGCATGGTCGAGCTGCACGTGCCGGCCGAGCTGCGCATCAAGAAGCGGCTGATCTGGACCCTGGGCGACGCCACGCTCGCGCAGGAGGACCTGATCGAGGCGATGTGGCGCTTCTATCTGCGAGACGACGCCCCGATGGACGACCGTGTCTTCGTGCGCCAGGCCGAGGCGTGCATCGCGCACGACGCGCTCGAGCGCGTGGCGGAGATCATCGCGCCGACGCTGGTCGTGGTGGGCGAGGGCGACATCCTGACTCCGCCGCACCTGGCGCGCGAGCTGGTGGGGCGCATCAAGGGCTCGCGGCTGGTGACCCTGCCCAACGCGGGGCACCTGGTGGCCGCCGAGCTCGCCCCGCGCTTCAACCGCCTGGTGAATCGCTACCTGGCCGAGCAGGAGCGCCGCGACCCTCAAGCGCCGAACTGGTAG
- a CDS encoding putative DNA-binding domain-containing protein yields the protein MLAELQREFARELLAGGPRLRVHRETTLAALAGALAATYPVCARLVGDEFFRAAARRFAREVPSRSPDLCDYGAELADWLAAFEPAQALPYLPDVARLEWALHRARHALSEPVRLVSPWPIDRIWRTNQPEFEGDDRVSLDRGGVTLVVERGPEGARFRRVTP from the coding sequence GTGCTGGCTGAGCTGCAGCGCGAGTTCGCACGCGAGCTGCTCGCCGGCGGCCCCCGCCTGCGCGTGCACCGAGAGACCACGCTGGCCGCGCTCGCCGGCGCGCTGGCGGCGACCTACCCCGTGTGCGCCCGGCTGGTGGGCGACGAGTTCTTTCGCGCGGCCGCGCGCCGCTTCGCGCGCGAGGTGCCCTCGCGCTCACCCGACCTGTGCGACTACGGCGCCGAGCTGGCCGACTGGCTGGCGGCCTTCGAGCCGGCGCAGGCGCTGCCCTATCTGCCCGACGTGGCGCGCCTGGAGTGGGCGCTGCACCGCGCGCGGCACGCGCTCAGCGAGCCCGTGCGGCTGGTCTCACCCTGGCCGATCGACCGTATCTGGCGCACGAACCAGCCCGAGTTCGAGGGCGACGACCGGGTCTCGCTCGACCGGGGCGGCGTGACGCTGGTCGTGGAGCGCGGGCCCGAGGGCGCGCGCTTCCGGCGAGTCACTCCCTAG
- a CDS encoding DUF692 domain-containing protein: MASRARPASESLPARCGLALRPAHFAELEAGAAGLPFLEVMAENHVQPGDPARGLLESLRARLPLTLHSVGMSLGGTDPLDLAHLARLRALADRLEPALVSDHLSWSSVGGRQLHDLLPLPYLEEAVSHVAERVSRAQDALGRRIALENVSGYARFAESELCEWEFLAAVAERADCWILFDVNNAWVSGANLGFAPETYVDSLPAERVVQLHVAGHESSGGALVDTHGAAVADPVWALFERTISRLGPRPTVLERDQNIPPLGSLLDEARKADARLARVVTRAG, from the coding sequence GTGGCAAGTCGAGCCCGCCCGGCAAGTGAGTCGCTGCCCGCCCGCTGCGGCCTCGCGCTGCGGCCGGCGCACTTCGCGGAGCTCGAGGCCGGCGCCGCCGGCCTGCCCTTCCTCGAGGTCATGGCCGAGAACCACGTGCAGCCCGGCGATCCGGCGCGCGGCCTGCTCGAGTCACTGCGCGCGCGCCTGCCGCTGACGCTGCACAGCGTGGGCATGTCGCTCGGCGGCACCGACCCGCTCGATCTCGCGCACCTGGCGCGGCTGCGTGCGCTGGCGGATCGGCTCGAGCCGGCCCTCGTGTCCGATCACCTGTCGTGGAGCTCGGTCGGCGGCCGGCAGCTCCACGACCTGCTGCCGCTGCCCTATCTCGAAGAGGCGGTGAGCCACGTGGCCGAGCGCGTGTCGCGCGCGCAGGACGCGCTGGGCCGCCGGATCGCGCTCGAGAACGTCTCGGGCTATGCGCGCTTCGCCGAGTCGGAGCTCTGCGAATGGGAGTTCCTGGCCGCCGTCGCCGAGCGCGCGGACTGCTGGATCCTGTTCGACGTGAACAACGCCTGGGTGTCGGGCGCGAACCTGGGCTTCGCGCCGGAGACCTACGTCGACTCACTGCCCGCGGAGCGCGTGGTGCAGCTGCACGTGGCGGGGCACGAGTCGAGCGGCGGCGCGCTCGTCGACACGCACGGCGCGGCCGTGGCCGATCCGGTATGGGCGCTGTTCGAGCGCACGATCTCGCGGCTCGGCCCGCGGCCCACGGTGCTCGAGCGCGACCAGAACATCCCTCCGCTGGGCTCGCTCCTGGACGAGGCGCGCAAGGCCGACGCCCGGCTGGCGCGCGTGGTGACTCGTGCTGGCTGA
- a CDS encoding DUF2282 domain-containing protein codes for MSSNRTIAASAVASFLGLLIAGPAPAADENSGKRPPQEKCYGIAKKGYNDCASANHDCSNSAKADNDPQEWLWVPKGTCEKIVGGKSSPPGK; via the coding sequence ATGAGCTCCAACCGCACGATCGCCGCGTCCGCCGTCGCCAGCTTCCTGGGTCTCTTGATCGCGGGCCCCGCGCCCGCCGCCGACGAGAACTCCGGCAAGCGGCCGCCGCAAGAGAAGTGCTACGGCATCGCGAAGAAGGGCTACAACGACTGCGCGTCGGCGAACCACGACTGCTCGAACTCGGCCAAGGCCGACAACGATCCGCAGGAGTGGCTCTGGGTCCCCAAGGGCACCTGCGAGAAGATCGTCGGTGGCAAGTCGAGCCCGCCCGGCAAGTGA
- the rbsK gene encoding ribokinase, translating to MRDIAVVGSMNVDVSLRVPRFVAPGETLRATGLELGAGGKGLNQAIAAARLGGRVRMIGRVGADPFAEIALGALRDAGVDVSYVESLVGERTGLAAITVDESTGQNQIAVAGGANKRVSVEHVRDAVSAFRAAGVLLIQLELPAETVDAALELARANHVRTVLDPAPVRELSDATLARVDVLTPNEGEAEKLSGVRIHGVESAAAAGAVLQQKTRGDVVVTLGAAGCVWVHATGFEHVPAPRVRAVDTTGAGDAFNGALAVALARGEPITRALREAVRAGSASTLRRGASAAMPTAADLLALPELS from the coding sequence ATGCGCGACATTGCCGTCGTCGGGAGCATGAACGTCGACGTCTCCCTGCGGGTGCCGCGCTTCGTCGCGCCCGGAGAGACCCTGCGCGCGACCGGGCTCGAGCTCGGCGCGGGCGGCAAGGGCCTGAACCAGGCGATCGCCGCCGCGCGCCTGGGCGGACGCGTGCGCATGATCGGCCGCGTGGGCGCCGACCCGTTCGCGGAGATCGCGCTCGGCGCGCTGCGCGACGCGGGCGTCGACGTGTCGTACGTCGAATCACTGGTGGGCGAACGCACGGGGCTGGCGGCGATCACGGTCGACGAATCGACCGGACAGAACCAGATCGCGGTCGCGGGCGGCGCGAACAAGCGCGTGTCGGTCGAGCACGTGCGCGACGCCGTCTCGGCCTTCCGCGCGGCGGGCGTGCTCTTGATCCAGCTCGAGCTTCCGGCCGAGACCGTCGACGCGGCGCTCGAGCTCGCGCGCGCCAATCACGTGCGCACGGTGCTCGACCCTGCGCCGGTGCGCGAGCTCAGCGACGCCACGCTCGCCCGGGTCGATGTTCTGACGCCCAACGAAGGCGAGGCCGAAAAGCTCTCGGGCGTGCGCATCCACGGCGTGGAGTCGGCCGCGGCGGCGGGCGCGGTGCTGCAGCAGAAGACGCGCGGCGACGTGGTCGTGACTCTGGGCGCCGCGGGCTGCGTCTGGGTGCACGCGACCGGCTTCGAGCACGTGCCCGCGCCGCGCGTGCGCGCGGTCGACACCACGGGCGCGGGCGACGCGTTCAACGGCGCGCTCGCGGTGGCGCTGGCGCGCGGCGAGCCGATCACGCGCGCGCTGCGCGAGGCGGTGCGCGCGGGCAGCGCGTCGACCCTGCGGCGGGGCGCCTCCGCCGCGATGCCCACGGCAGCCGACCTGCTCGCGCTGCCCGAGCTGAGTTAG
- the priA gene encoding primosomal protein N': MPVPLDETFDYALEAGARAEPGVRVLVPHGGRRVVGVVIALKTGEDAGLRRGPLRRVIQVLDEEPVLPATLLDAVLRAARDALCPPGIALAAAVPPGTAPRPGTRVSLLPAGRRALERGELRGSLGTVLWALGKRARSESELRARFPSAVPALARLERLGMISRAAATDPPRVRVQTERVYRLAPDVDLERAKLDLARAPKRLELLLALGPHPAPARSSPALRALVEAGLVICEERELVRSSVAEPLVRAADAPELTPHQRAAVAEIASAIEERRHAQFLLYGITGSGKTEVYMRAVEASLARGRGAIVLVPEISLTHQVVDRFRARFGGQVAVLHSALSSGERFDQWRAIREGRVPIAIGARSAVFAPYEELGLVAIDEEHDAAYKSEEGFRYHARDVARLRAERARCPLVLGSATPDVGTAWRCAHGEIERLTLPERVASRPLPTVEIVDLGAERARGGRRGMVSRPLRHALAETLAAGRQAILFLNRRGFAARVYCFACGFALQCKHCDVSLVYHAAEGPRRPQDPLEGELRCHYCGYREDPADACPKCGSAEGGLFSFGTERLHEELVAAYPRARIGRLDRDTSARKGAQRGILAAFHRGELDVLVGTQMVAKGHDVPGVTLVGVILADLGLAFPDFRAGERTFQLLTQVAGRAGRGEDPGRVIIQTFLPSHYAVALAQTHDYPRFYREEVARRRPHGWPPFRELVQLSLSGPKAPAVEHAAHALAALAKTVPADDASEQVEVLGPAPAPLARIRDEFRWQLLLAGGHEPVRRVAAELARQARGPGFAGVTLRLDANPLQML, from the coding sequence GTGCCCGTCCCCCTGGACGAGACATTCGACTACGCGCTCGAGGCCGGCGCGCGCGCCGAGCCCGGCGTGCGGGTGCTCGTGCCGCACGGGGGGCGCCGCGTGGTGGGCGTGGTGATCGCGCTGAAGACCGGCGAGGACGCCGGGCTGCGCCGGGGTCCGCTGCGGCGGGTGATCCAGGTTCTGGACGAGGAGCCCGTGCTGCCCGCGACCCTGCTCGACGCCGTGCTGCGCGCGGCGCGCGACGCGCTGTGTCCGCCCGGGATCGCGCTGGCCGCGGCGGTGCCGCCGGGCACGGCGCCGCGGCCCGGCACGCGCGTGTCACTCCTGCCGGCGGGCCGGCGCGCGCTCGAGCGCGGGGAGCTGCGCGGCTCTCTGGGCACGGTGCTGTGGGCGCTGGGCAAACGCGCGCGGAGTGAGTCGGAGCTGCGCGCGCGCTTCCCGTCGGCCGTGCCCGCGCTCGCCCGGCTCGAGAGACTGGGCATGATCTCCCGTGCGGCGGCGACCGACCCGCCGCGCGTGCGCGTGCAGACCGAGCGCGTGTACCGGCTCGCGCCCGACGTGGACCTCGAGCGCGCGAAGCTGGACCTGGCGCGCGCGCCCAAGCGGCTCGAGCTCCTGCTGGCCCTGGGCCCGCACCCGGCCCCGGCGCGCTCCTCGCCCGCGCTGCGCGCGCTGGTCGAAGCCGGGCTCGTGATCTGCGAGGAGCGCGAGCTCGTGCGCTCGAGCGTGGCCGAGCCGCTGGTGCGCGCCGCCGATGCGCCCGAGCTCACTCCGCACCAGCGCGCGGCCGTGGCCGAGATCGCGTCGGCGATCGAAGAGCGCCGGCACGCGCAGTTTCTCTTGTACGGAATCACCGGCAGCGGCAAGACCGAGGTCTACATGCGCGCGGTCGAGGCGTCGCTCGCGCGCGGGCGCGGCGCGATCGTGCTGGTGCCCGAGATCTCGCTCACGCACCAGGTCGTCGACCGCTTCCGCGCGCGCTTCGGCGGCCAGGTCGCGGTGCTGCACAGCGCTCTCTCGTCGGGCGAGCGCTTCGACCAGTGGCGCGCGATTCGCGAGGGCCGCGTGCCGATCGCGATCGGCGCGCGCTCGGCCGTGTTCGCGCCGTACGAGGAGCTGGGGCTCGTGGCGATCGACGAGGAGCACGACGCCGCGTACAAGAGCGAGGAGGGCTTCCGCTACCACGCGCGCGACGTGGCGCGGCTGCGCGCCGAGCGCGCGCGCTGTCCGCTGGTGCTCGGCTCGGCCACGCCCGACGTGGGCACCGCCTGGCGCTGCGCGCACGGCGAGATCGAGCGACTCACTCTGCCCGAGCGCGTGGCGAGCCGGCCGCTGCCCACGGTCGAGATCGTCGACCTGGGCGCGGAGCGCGCGCGCGGCGGGCGGCGCGGCATGGTGTCGCGGCCGCTGCGCCACGCGCTGGCCGAGACACTGGCCGCGGGCCGCCAGGCGATCCTGTTCCTGAACCGCCGCGGCTTCGCCGCGCGCGTGTACTGCTTCGCCTGCGGCTTCGCGCTGCAGTGCAAGCACTGCGACGTGTCACTCGTGTACCACGCGGCCGAGGGGCCGCGGCGCCCGCAGGACCCGCTCGAAGGCGAGCTGCGCTGTCACTACTGCGGCTACCGCGAGGACCCGGCCGATGCCTGCCCGAAGTGCGGCAGCGCCGAGGGCGGGCTGTTCTCGTTCGGCACCGAGCGCTTGCACGAGGAGCTGGTCGCGGCATATCCGAGGGCGCGCATCGGGCGGCTCGACCGCGACACCTCGGCGCGCAAGGGCGCGCAGCGCGGGATCCTCGCGGCCTTCCACCGCGGCGAGCTCGACGTGCTGGTCGGCACGCAGATGGTCGCCAAGGGCCACGACGTGCCGGGGGTGACACTGGTCGGTGTCATCCTGGCCGACCTGGGGCTGGCCTTCCCCGACTTCCGCGCCGGCGAGCGCACCTTCCAGCTGCTCACCCAGGTCGCGGGCCGCGCCGGCCGCGGCGAGGACCCCGGCCGCGTGATCATCCAGACCTTCCTGCCCAGTCACTACGCGGTCGCGCTGGCCCAGACCCACGACTACCCGCGCTTCTACCGCGAGGAGGTCGCGCGCCGCCGCCCGCACGGCTGGCCGCCATTCCGCGAGCTGGTGCAGCTCTCGCTGTCGGGCCCGAAGGCGCCTGCGGTCGAGCACGCCGCGCACGCGCTCGCGGCGCTGGCCAAGACCGTGCCCGCAGACGACGCCTCCGAGCAGGTCGAGGTGCTGGGGCCTGCGCCGGCGCCGCTGGCGCGCATCCGCGACGAGTTCCGCTGGCAGCTCCTGCTGGCGGGCGGCCACGAGCCCGTACGGCGCGTCGCCGCCGAGCTGGCGCGCCAGGCGCGCGGCCCCGGCTTCGCCGGAGTCACCCTGCGGCTGGATGCCAATCCCTTGCAAATGCTATGA
- the def gene encoding peptide deformylase produces MRLEVLQFPDPRLREKAKPVAKDEVTPELRQLALDMAETMYDEPGIGLAATQVGVAKRLIVMDLEWREEDSERNPRLLLNPEIVLREGRTTSEMEGCLSVPDFKSDVERDARVVVRARTLDWEEVEFDATELEAFCFQHEIDHLDGMLFIDRISKLKRDLYVRRRKKQLRREQEEREGAGHTGG; encoded by the coding sequence ATGCGGCTCGAGGTCCTCCAGTTCCCCGACCCTCGCCTGCGCGAGAAGGCAAAGCCCGTCGCCAAGGACGAGGTGACGCCCGAGCTGCGCCAGCTCGCCCTCGACATGGCCGAGACCATGTACGACGAGCCGGGGATCGGCCTGGCGGCGACACAGGTCGGTGTCGCCAAGCGCCTGATCGTGATGGATCTGGAGTGGCGCGAAGAGGATTCCGAGCGCAACCCGCGCCTCTTGCTGAATCCCGAGATCGTGCTGCGCGAGGGCCGCACCACCTCCGAGATGGAGGGCTGTCTGTCGGTGCCCGACTTCAAGTCCGACGTCGAGCGCGACGCGCGCGTGGTCGTGCGCGCGCGCACGCTGGACTGGGAGGAGGTCGAGTTCGACGCGACCGAGCTCGAGGCGTTCTGCTTCCAGCACGAGATCGACCACCTCGACGGCATGCTGTTCATCGACCGGATCAGCAAGCTGAAGCGTGACCTGTACGTGCGGCGCCGGAAGAAGCAGCTCCGGCGCGAGCAAGAGGAGCGCGAGGGCGCGGGCCATACCG